A stretch of the Malus sylvestris chromosome 10, drMalSylv7.2, whole genome shotgun sequence genome encodes the following:
- the LOC126586238 gene encoding uncharacterized protein LOC126586238 isoform X1 — protein MEGREPPPSPSPSPYRNPSTLFKDITNFKTPKPSSRISNFQSPGPKFFTASKQTPGTSSSFRRRPSLAPSNSGRIKAASRKLKAFELEQSQSSRKAQIQKEQSLKSLAKSLSVWLNFLFQNPTSCGCNLSVDGDRTGTLPKGKRDSDPGSAVGVDSAWRDPKRQRDSSWRAVSAVAFSSSKYSNLRSSLEHVCSVDDLTQRMRLYLSMGSCKEVFDAMTHVAKNIDEGRLKMKAHCPLVTDFGLKEKATRILMSYNPIWLRIGLYIVFGGDSLLSDRDANSDEELRFLKMIIEKQFFAHSGLAKDYAYNKKVEGLYRPGYYEALGNVTLKRFLMLALILDRAKCQSSLSLKYGIDGVDGGSPLLFTVESRIKSSHQVIHDFLSSDVMLGEGNISAHLVVLGYKVSYQQHPLVEYDFRVTNLFADLQDGVRLCRAIQLLLDDASILTKMVVPADTLKKNMANCGIALQYLKQAGVVLHDEDGMMIVADDIAGGDKELTLSLLWNVFVDLQLPLLVKKTNLAEEICKIRGSVISFDSSSLEMILKWIQAICENYDCKVDSFASLVDGKAIWCLLDYYFRKQLSCGRSSKDRNKSSHEESIMLATDYSDAVHNFLLSQKLLTLLGNFPEVLQISDILEYNGARNDRSVVILLVFLSSQLIVKKNMDQLNFHKLLGCDCQSTDRKYTCMGCYVRPEATQVEEETYDHHIEDSVRKFKAIQAWWQDMAERNHKSVAKPTSPTSLNLSTNKDNINIEKVNTDKGNYEGGSIVTHDISTPDLVKAAIVVQRYIRGWLARLRYIHGVALVDKSCNRCQENVVRDLQVRAENTEKSNYEGGSIVTHDISAPDLVKVAIVVQRYIRGWLARLRYIHGVALVDKSCNLCQENIVRDLQVRAENTEKSNYEGGSIVTHDISAPDLVKAAIVVQRYIRGWLARLRYIHGVALVDKSCNLCQENIASDLQVRAENTEKSNYEGGSIVTHDISAPDLVKAAIVIQRYIRGWLARLRYIHGVDLVHKSSNLCQESVARDLQVRAAVKIQLAWKNFSFCHSLLYQLSAATKIQSHFRGWLVRRRSHIKRQAIIKIQSVYRMSRCWKAYQQYKIAAGSATVIQSYIRGCFARKGAENHRLLIVAIQRYFRGWLIRSQFSCQRQAAIKIQSAIRGLIWRQSFHRHRQAAVEIQRIVRGQISRNRLLGAASLRPIVRNGCPLNRTEALYMGAELNKVVCSVLKLQRWWRSVMSLNFRTNSAVIIQSHIRGWFARQKAVRERQCIVAIQSCWRGYLLRRKETEGQLLELRLRVQKSATNVDDSMRIINRLVAALSELQTMKSISGILHTCVTLDKATAHSQKCCEKLVEEGAIKTLLKIFGSATRSIPDQEVQKHVLSTLRNLARYPHLVEVLIDSPGSVETVVCEFVRNKEEGYFTASELLKKVCASRKGVEAVRKSPALLKRLHNLVEELSRKAGNNDKRNAGRVTVAREATERRLREAVEIMKMVKQRY, from the exons ATGGAAGGCCGAGAGCCACCGCCTTCTCCGTCGCCGTCGCCTTACAGAAACCCCTCCACTCTCTTCAAAGACATCACCAATTTCAAAACCCCGAAACCCTCCTCGCGAATCTCCAATTTCCAGTCCCCCGGCCCCAAATTCTTCACTGCCTCGAAACAAACCCCTGGTACTTCTTCGTCATTTCGCCGCCGGCCGTCTCTCGCTCCGTCAAACTCTGGCCGGATAAAGGCGGCGTCCCGGAAACTCAAGGCATTTGAGCTCGAGCAGTCGCAGTCGTCCCGCAAGGCCCAAATTCAGAAAGAACAATCGCTCAAGTCGCTGGCCAAGTCTCTCTCCGTCTGGCTCAATTTCCTCTTTCAAAACCCTACATCCTGTGGCTGCAATTTGTCCGTCGATGGAGACCGCACGGGAACGCTCCCCAAGGGAAAGAGGGATAGCGATCCCGGCAGTGCGGTTGGGGTTGATTCGGCGTGGCGGGACCCCAAGCGTCAGAGAGACTCGTCGTGGCGGGCCGTGAGCGCTGTAGCGTTTTCGAGCTCCAAGTATTCGAACCTGCGTTCTTCGTTGGAGCATGTGTGCAGTGTTGATGATTTGACGCAGAGGATGCGACTCTATCTGAGCATGGGCAGTTGCAAGGAGGTTTTCGATGCGATGACTCATGTAGCAAAG AATATTGATGAAGGGAGATTAAAGATGAAGGCACATTGTCCTTTAGTTACGGATTTTGGGTTGAAGGAGAAGGCCACTAGAATCCTCATGAGTTATAACCCAATTTGGCTTCGAATTGGATTGTACATTGTTTTTGGTGGAGATTCTTTGTTGTCTGACAGAGATGCTAATTCTGATGAAGAACTCAGGTTTCTGAAAATGATCATTGAGAAGCAATTTTTTGCACATTCGGGTCTAGCAAAAGATTATGCTTACAACAAGAAGGTTGAGGGTCTTTACAGACCGGGTTATTACGAAGCTCTGGGAAACGTCACTTTGAAGAGATTTCTGATGCTCGCTCTTATCCTTGATAGAGCGAAATGCCAGAGCAGTCTTTCTCTTAAGTATGGAATTGATGGAGTGGATGGGGGTTCTCCGTTATTGTTTACAGTTGAATCTCGTATTAAATCGAGTCATCAGGTGATCCATG ATTTTCTGTCATCTGATGTCATGCTTGGAGAAGGTAATATTTCAGCACATCTGGTGGTTTTAGGATACAAAGTATCCTATCAGCAG CATCCCCTTGTTGAATATGACTTTCGAGTTACAAATTTATTTGCTGATCTTCAAGATGGGGTGCGACTGTGCAGAGCCATTCAACTTTTGCTAGATGACGCCTCTATCCTCACG AAAATGGTTGTTCCAGCAGATACGCTTAAGAAGAACATGGCAAATTGTGGCATTGCCCTGCAGTACCTTAAACAGGCTGGCGTTGTTTTACATGATGAAGACGGAATGATGATTGTGGCAGATGATATTGCTGGCGGGGACAAGGAACTTACTCTTTCCTTGCTCTGGAACGTGTTTGTCGATTTGCAG CTACCGCTTCTGGTCAAGAAAACAAACTTAGCTGAGGAAATTTGCAAAATTCGTGGCAGTGTG ATCAGTTTTGATTCCTCTTCATTGGAAATGATTTTAAAATGGATTCAG GCAATTTGTGAAAATTATGATTGCAAGGTTGACAGTTTTGCTTCATTGGTTGATGGAAAAGCCATATGGTGCTTGCTGGACTATTACTTTCGTAAGCAACTATCTTGTGGTCGGTCATCAAAG GATCGTAATAAATCAAGTCACGAAGAATCAATCATGTTGGCCACTGATTATTCAGATGCAGTGCACAACTTTTTATTATCCCAGAAATTGTTGACGTTATTGGGAAACTTTCCAGAG GTTCTGCAAATTAGTGACATTCTTGAATACAACGGTGCACGAAATGACCGGAGTGTGGTGATACTATTGGTGTTCCTTTCATCTCAACTTATTGtcaagaaaaatatg GACCAATTAAATTTCCATAAACTCTTGGGTTGTGATTGCCAAAGTACAGACAGAAAATATACATGTATGGGATGCTATGTAAGACCCGAAGCAACACAGGTCGAAGAGGAAACATATGACCACCACATTGAAG ATTCTGTAAGAAAGTTTAAGGCTATTCAGGCCTGGTGGCAAGATATGGCTGAAAGGAACCATAAATCTGTTGCAAAACCAACTTCTCCTACTTCGCTTAACCTATCTACGAATAAGGATAACATTAATATTGAAAAAG TAAATACTGACAAAGGCAATTATGAGGGAGGAAGTATTGTAACTCATGATATATCTACTCCTGATCTAGTTAAAGCTGCCATTGTTGTCCAAAGATATATTCGTGGGTGGCTTGCAAGGTTGAGATACATTCATGGGGTTGCTCTTGTAGATAAATCTTGCAATCGGTGCCAAGAAAATGTTGTGCGTGATCTTCAAGTAAGGGCAGAAAATACTGAAAAAAGCAATTATGAGGGAGGAAGTATTGTAACTCATGATATATCTGCTCCTGATCTAGTCAAAGTTGCCATTGTTGTGCAAAGATATATTCGTGGGTGGCTTGCAAGGTTGAGATACATTCATGGGGTTGCTCTTGTAGATAAATCTTGCAATCTGTGCCAAGAAAATATTGTGCGTGATCTTCAAGTAAGGGCAGAAAATACTGAAAAAAGCAATTATGAGGGAGGAAGTATTGTAACTCATGATATATCTGCTCCTGATCTAGTCAAAGCTGCCATTGTTGTCCAAAGATATATTCGTGGGTGGCTTGCAAGGTTGAGATACATTCATGGGGTTGCTCTTGTAGATAAATCTTGCAATCTGTGCCAAGAAAATATTGCGAGTGATCTTCAAGTAAGGGCAGAAAATACTGAAAAAAGCAATTATGAGGGAGGAAGTATTGTAACTCATGATATATCTGCTCCTGATCTAGTCAAAGCTGCCATTGTTATCCAAAGATATATTCGTGGGTGGCTTGCAAGGTTGAGATACATTCATGGGGTTGATCTTGTACATAAATCTTCCAATCTCTGCCAAGAAAGTGTTGCGCGTGATCTTCAAGTAAGGGCAGCAGTTAAAATCCAGCTTGCGTGGAAGAATTTTTCTTTCTGTCATTCTCTTCTCTATCAGCTTTCCGCTGCAACTAAAATTCAAAGTCATTTTCGTGGTTGGCTAGTGAGGAGGAGGTCTCATATTAAAAGGCAAGCAATAATAAAAATCCAAAGTGTATATCGAATGTCAAGATGCTGGAAGGCTTATCAGCAATACAAAATTGCAGCTGGTTCAGCCACCGTCATTCAATCTTATATACGTGGATGTTTTGCCAGGAAAGGCGCTGAAAATCATAGGCTTCTCATTGTTGCAATCCAA AGATACTTCCGTGGCTGGTTGATCAGAAGTCAATTCTCGTGTCAAAGACAGGCTGCAATAAAGATCCAAAGTGCTATTCGAGGCTTGATATGGCGTCAATCATTTCATCGTCATAGACAAGCTGCAGTGGAAATTCAACGGATAGTCAGGGGGCAGATTAGTCGAAATAGGCTCTTAG GTGCTGCTTCCCTACGCCCAATCGTCCGCAATGGTTGTCCTTTGAATAGAACAGAAGCCCTTTATATGGGTGCTGAACTAAATAAAGTTGTTTGCTCCGTGTTGAAATTGCAAAGGTGGTGGAGGAGTGTCATGTCACTAAACTTTAGAACGAATTCTGCAGTCATTATTCAGTCTCATATTCGAGGGTGGTTTGCTAGGCAAAAAGCTGTTAGAGAGAGGCAATGTATTGTTGCGATACAA TCATGCTGGAGAGGCTACCTTCTAAGGAGGAAAGAGACGGAAGGTCAGCTACTGGAGCTGCGCTTGAGAGTGCAAAAGTCTGCCACAAATGTAGATGATAGCATGCGGATTATAAACAGACTTGTAGCAGCACTTTCGGAGCTACAAACAATGAAAAGTATCAGCGGCATTCTTCACACTTGTGTTACTTTGG ACAAGGCCACTGCACATTCTCAGAAATGTTGTGAAAAACTCGTGGAGGAAGGAGCTATTAAAACATTGCTGAAGATTTTTGGCTCAGCCACTCGAAGTATACCCGATCAGGAGGTTCAAAAACACGTGCTCTCAACTCTAAGGAACCTTGCCCGCTATCCACACCTGGTAGAAGTGCTAATTGACAGTCCGGGATCAGTAGAAACTGTTGTATGCGAGTTTGTAAG GAACAAGGAAGAGGGTTATTTCACAGCTTCCGAACTTCTGAAGAAGGTTTGTGCTAGTCGTAAAGGCGTTGAAGCTGTGCGTAAATCGCCCGCTCTTTTGAAAAGGCTACACAATCTTGTTGAGGAACTTAGTAGGAAGGCTGGCAACAATGACAAGAG GAATGCCGGCCGAGTTACAGTTGCTAGAGAAGCTACGGAAAGGAGATTAAGGGAGGCTGTTGAAATTATGAAAATGGTAAAACAGAGGTACTAG
- the LOC126586238 gene encoding uncharacterized protein LOC126586238 isoform X3, with translation MEGREPPPSPSPSPYRNPSTLFKDITNFKTPKPSSRISNFQSPGPKFFTASKQTPGTSSSFRRRPSLAPSNSGRIKAASRKLKAFELEQSQSSRKAQIQKEQSLKSLAKSLSVWLNFLFQNPTSCGCNLSVDGDRTGTLPKGKRDSDPGSAVGVDSAWRDPKRQRDSSWRAVSAVAFSSSKYSNLRSSLEHVCSVDDLTQRMRLYLSMGSCKEVFDAMTHVAKNIDEGRLKMKAHCPLVTDFGLKEKATRILMSYNPIWLRIGLYIVFGGDSLLSDRDANSDEELRFLKMIIEKQFFAHSGLAKDYAYNKKVEGLYRPGYYEALGNVTLKRFLMLALILDRAKCQSSLSLKYGIDGVDGGSPLLFTVESRIKSSHQVIHDFLSSDVMLGEGNISAHLVVLGYKVSYQQHPLVEYDFRVTNLFADLQDGVRLCRAIQLLLDDASILTKMVVPADTLKKNMANCGIALQYLKQAGVVLHDEDGMMIVADDIAGGDKELTLSLLWNVFVDLQLPLLVKKTNLAEEICKIRGSVISFDSSSLEMILKWIQAICENYDCKVDSFASLVDGKAIWCLLDYYFRKQLSCGRSSKDRNKSSHEESIMLATDYSDAVHNFLLSQKLLTLLGNFPEVLQISDILEYNGARNDRSVVILLVFLSSQLIVKKNMDQLNFHKLLGCDCQSTDRKYTCMGCYVRPEATQVEEETYDHHIEDSVRKFKAIQAWWQDMAERNHKSVAKPTSPTSLNLSTNKDNINIEKVNTDKGNYEGGSIVTHDISTPDLVKAAIVVQRYIRGWLARLRYIHGVALVDKSCNLCQENIVRDLQVRAENTEKSNYEGGSIVTHDISAPDLVKAAIVVQRYIRGWLARLRYIHGVALVDKSCNLCQENIASDLQVRAENTEKSNYEGGSIVTHDISAPDLVKAAIVIQRYIRGWLARLRYIHGVDLVHKSSNLCQESVARDLQVRAAVKIQLAWKNFSFCHSLLYQLSAATKIQSHFRGWLVRRRSHIKRQAIIKIQSVYRMSRCWKAYQQYKIAAGSATVIQSYIRGCFARKGAENHRLLIVAIQRYFRGWLIRSQFSCQRQAAIKIQSAIRGLIWRQSFHRHRQAAVEIQRIVRGQISRNRLLGAASLRPIVRNGCPLNRTEALYMGAELNKVVCSVLKLQRWWRSVMSLNFRTNSAVIIQSHIRGWFARQKAVRERQCIVAIQSCWRGYLLRRKETEGQLLELRLRVQKSATNVDDSMRIINRLVAALSELQTMKSISGILHTCVTLDKATAHSQKCCEKLVEEGAIKTLLKIFGSATRSIPDQEVQKHVLSTLRNLARYPHLVEVLIDSPGSVETVVCEFVRNKEEGYFTASELLKKVCASRKGVEAVRKSPALLKRLHNLVEELSRKAGNNDKRNAGRVTVAREATERRLREAVEIMKMVKQRY, from the exons ATGGAAGGCCGAGAGCCACCGCCTTCTCCGTCGCCGTCGCCTTACAGAAACCCCTCCACTCTCTTCAAAGACATCACCAATTTCAAAACCCCGAAACCCTCCTCGCGAATCTCCAATTTCCAGTCCCCCGGCCCCAAATTCTTCACTGCCTCGAAACAAACCCCTGGTACTTCTTCGTCATTTCGCCGCCGGCCGTCTCTCGCTCCGTCAAACTCTGGCCGGATAAAGGCGGCGTCCCGGAAACTCAAGGCATTTGAGCTCGAGCAGTCGCAGTCGTCCCGCAAGGCCCAAATTCAGAAAGAACAATCGCTCAAGTCGCTGGCCAAGTCTCTCTCCGTCTGGCTCAATTTCCTCTTTCAAAACCCTACATCCTGTGGCTGCAATTTGTCCGTCGATGGAGACCGCACGGGAACGCTCCCCAAGGGAAAGAGGGATAGCGATCCCGGCAGTGCGGTTGGGGTTGATTCGGCGTGGCGGGACCCCAAGCGTCAGAGAGACTCGTCGTGGCGGGCCGTGAGCGCTGTAGCGTTTTCGAGCTCCAAGTATTCGAACCTGCGTTCTTCGTTGGAGCATGTGTGCAGTGTTGATGATTTGACGCAGAGGATGCGACTCTATCTGAGCATGGGCAGTTGCAAGGAGGTTTTCGATGCGATGACTCATGTAGCAAAG AATATTGATGAAGGGAGATTAAAGATGAAGGCACATTGTCCTTTAGTTACGGATTTTGGGTTGAAGGAGAAGGCCACTAGAATCCTCATGAGTTATAACCCAATTTGGCTTCGAATTGGATTGTACATTGTTTTTGGTGGAGATTCTTTGTTGTCTGACAGAGATGCTAATTCTGATGAAGAACTCAGGTTTCTGAAAATGATCATTGAGAAGCAATTTTTTGCACATTCGGGTCTAGCAAAAGATTATGCTTACAACAAGAAGGTTGAGGGTCTTTACAGACCGGGTTATTACGAAGCTCTGGGAAACGTCACTTTGAAGAGATTTCTGATGCTCGCTCTTATCCTTGATAGAGCGAAATGCCAGAGCAGTCTTTCTCTTAAGTATGGAATTGATGGAGTGGATGGGGGTTCTCCGTTATTGTTTACAGTTGAATCTCGTATTAAATCGAGTCATCAGGTGATCCATG ATTTTCTGTCATCTGATGTCATGCTTGGAGAAGGTAATATTTCAGCACATCTGGTGGTTTTAGGATACAAAGTATCCTATCAGCAG CATCCCCTTGTTGAATATGACTTTCGAGTTACAAATTTATTTGCTGATCTTCAAGATGGGGTGCGACTGTGCAGAGCCATTCAACTTTTGCTAGATGACGCCTCTATCCTCACG AAAATGGTTGTTCCAGCAGATACGCTTAAGAAGAACATGGCAAATTGTGGCATTGCCCTGCAGTACCTTAAACAGGCTGGCGTTGTTTTACATGATGAAGACGGAATGATGATTGTGGCAGATGATATTGCTGGCGGGGACAAGGAACTTACTCTTTCCTTGCTCTGGAACGTGTTTGTCGATTTGCAG CTACCGCTTCTGGTCAAGAAAACAAACTTAGCTGAGGAAATTTGCAAAATTCGTGGCAGTGTG ATCAGTTTTGATTCCTCTTCATTGGAAATGATTTTAAAATGGATTCAG GCAATTTGTGAAAATTATGATTGCAAGGTTGACAGTTTTGCTTCATTGGTTGATGGAAAAGCCATATGGTGCTTGCTGGACTATTACTTTCGTAAGCAACTATCTTGTGGTCGGTCATCAAAG GATCGTAATAAATCAAGTCACGAAGAATCAATCATGTTGGCCACTGATTATTCAGATGCAGTGCACAACTTTTTATTATCCCAGAAATTGTTGACGTTATTGGGAAACTTTCCAGAG GTTCTGCAAATTAGTGACATTCTTGAATACAACGGTGCACGAAATGACCGGAGTGTGGTGATACTATTGGTGTTCCTTTCATCTCAACTTATTGtcaagaaaaatatg GACCAATTAAATTTCCATAAACTCTTGGGTTGTGATTGCCAAAGTACAGACAGAAAATATACATGTATGGGATGCTATGTAAGACCCGAAGCAACACAGGTCGAAGAGGAAACATATGACCACCACATTGAAG ATTCTGTAAGAAAGTTTAAGGCTATTCAGGCCTGGTGGCAAGATATGGCTGAAAGGAACCATAAATCTGTTGCAAAACCAACTTCTCCTACTTCGCTTAACCTATCTACGAATAAGGATAACATTAATATTGAAAAAG TAAATACTGACAAAGGCAATTATGAGGGAGGAAGTATTGTAACTCATGATATATCTACTCCTGATCTAGTTAAAGCTGCCATTGTTGTCCAAAGATATATTCGTGGGTGGCTTGCAAG GTTGAGATACATTCATGGGGTTGCTCTTGTAGATAAATCTTGCAATCTGTGCCAAGAAAATATTGTGCGTGATCTTCAAGTAAGGGCAGAAAATACTGAAAAAAGCAATTATGAGGGAGGAAGTATTGTAACTCATGATATATCTGCTCCTGATCTAGTCAAAGCTGCCATTGTTGTCCAAAGATATATTCGTGGGTGGCTTGCAAGGTTGAGATACATTCATGGGGTTGCTCTTGTAGATAAATCTTGCAATCTGTGCCAAGAAAATATTGCGAGTGATCTTCAAGTAAGGGCAGAAAATACTGAAAAAAGCAATTATGAGGGAGGAAGTATTGTAACTCATGATATATCTGCTCCTGATCTAGTCAAAGCTGCCATTGTTATCCAAAGATATATTCGTGGGTGGCTTGCAAGGTTGAGATACATTCATGGGGTTGATCTTGTACATAAATCTTCCAATCTCTGCCAAGAAAGTGTTGCGCGTGATCTTCAAGTAAGGGCAGCAGTTAAAATCCAGCTTGCGTGGAAGAATTTTTCTTTCTGTCATTCTCTTCTCTATCAGCTTTCCGCTGCAACTAAAATTCAAAGTCATTTTCGTGGTTGGCTAGTGAGGAGGAGGTCTCATATTAAAAGGCAAGCAATAATAAAAATCCAAAGTGTATATCGAATGTCAAGATGCTGGAAGGCTTATCAGCAATACAAAATTGCAGCTGGTTCAGCCACCGTCATTCAATCTTATATACGTGGATGTTTTGCCAGGAAAGGCGCTGAAAATCATAGGCTTCTCATTGTTGCAATCCAA AGATACTTCCGTGGCTGGTTGATCAGAAGTCAATTCTCGTGTCAAAGACAGGCTGCAATAAAGATCCAAAGTGCTATTCGAGGCTTGATATGGCGTCAATCATTTCATCGTCATAGACAAGCTGCAGTGGAAATTCAACGGATAGTCAGGGGGCAGATTAGTCGAAATAGGCTCTTAG GTGCTGCTTCCCTACGCCCAATCGTCCGCAATGGTTGTCCTTTGAATAGAACAGAAGCCCTTTATATGGGTGCTGAACTAAATAAAGTTGTTTGCTCCGTGTTGAAATTGCAAAGGTGGTGGAGGAGTGTCATGTCACTAAACTTTAGAACGAATTCTGCAGTCATTATTCAGTCTCATATTCGAGGGTGGTTTGCTAGGCAAAAAGCTGTTAGAGAGAGGCAATGTATTGTTGCGATACAA TCATGCTGGAGAGGCTACCTTCTAAGGAGGAAAGAGACGGAAGGTCAGCTACTGGAGCTGCGCTTGAGAGTGCAAAAGTCTGCCACAAATGTAGATGATAGCATGCGGATTATAAACAGACTTGTAGCAGCACTTTCGGAGCTACAAACAATGAAAAGTATCAGCGGCATTCTTCACACTTGTGTTACTTTGG ACAAGGCCACTGCACATTCTCAGAAATGTTGTGAAAAACTCGTGGAGGAAGGAGCTATTAAAACATTGCTGAAGATTTTTGGCTCAGCCACTCGAAGTATACCCGATCAGGAGGTTCAAAAACACGTGCTCTCAACTCTAAGGAACCTTGCCCGCTATCCACACCTGGTAGAAGTGCTAATTGACAGTCCGGGATCAGTAGAAACTGTTGTATGCGAGTTTGTAAG GAACAAGGAAGAGGGTTATTTCACAGCTTCCGAACTTCTGAAGAAGGTTTGTGCTAGTCGTAAAGGCGTTGAAGCTGTGCGTAAATCGCCCGCTCTTTTGAAAAGGCTACACAATCTTGTTGAGGAACTTAGTAGGAAGGCTGGCAACAATGACAAGAG GAATGCCGGCCGAGTTACAGTTGCTAGAGAAGCTACGGAAAGGAGATTAAGGGAGGCTGTTGAAATTATGAAAATGGTAAAACAGAGGTACTAG